In Sphingobacterium sp. PCS056, the following proteins share a genomic window:
- a CDS encoding RagB/SusD family nutrient uptake outer membrane protein, with the protein MKKSYINKIQQLFAGVLVLSTLFSCNKYLDRAPLSDVTPSEYLNTEADLAAYTITRYNFPTHRDWGLGTFANDNGTDNQVTSGYATRWVPGEWRVGATGGDWDFTNIRQVNYFIESVVPKWKSNSITGNKLNIEHYIGEAYFLRAYEYFNKVQALGDFPILKNTVKDNLEELTAISVRKPRNEVARFIIADLDSAITLLSTTTASGKTRITKNAALLLKSRVALHEATWLKYHKGTALVPGGPGWPGAQSNPNFAMNIDQEIDYFLTQAMESAQLVADGVALVNNTKDNGFNSSNNPYFKMFGDFDLNAYSEVLLWRQYSLPLNVTHTVNHYMNRNAGNSGYAKGLVENFTMANGLPIYAANSGYKGDNVISDVKIDRDNRLQIFMKAPGELSYTDRKNTNGQDIVEGNPDILGIAETRYVTGYALKKGFSYLIAQSEGATTTTGSIVFRAVEAYLNYIEASYLKNGSVNAKAQAYWTQIRERAGVNPDYMNTVNNTDMNMEAKGDFGAYSAGQLLSDKVLYNIRRERRLELVAEGMRFADLKRWRALDQLAAKPYIVEGMKIWGPMQDWYKDEKGVSTLIPPNTPGKTGNVSLKSESNYLRPYRINLAATNLVLDGYKWISAHYLNPIAMSHFTITSPDGSPESSSIYQNPGWPLMANQGAK; encoded by the coding sequence ATGAAAAAAAGCTATATAAATAAGATACAACAATTATTTGCAGGTGTCCTTGTCTTGAGTACATTATTCTCCTGTAATAAATATTTGGATAGAGCACCTTTGTCCGATGTAACACCGTCAGAGTATTTAAATACTGAAGCTGATCTCGCTGCATATACCATTACCCGTTACAATTTTCCGACACATAGAGATTGGGGATTGGGTACATTTGCCAATGATAACGGGACAGACAATCAAGTGACTTCGGGCTATGCGACACGTTGGGTACCTGGCGAATGGCGAGTAGGCGCTACAGGTGGAGACTGGGATTTTACGAATATCCGTCAGGTCAATTATTTCATCGAATCGGTAGTACCCAAATGGAAAAGTAACAGCATCACCGGCAATAAACTCAATATTGAGCATTATATCGGTGAAGCCTATTTCTTACGGGCTTACGAATACTTCAACAAAGTACAAGCATTGGGAGATTTTCCTATCTTAAAAAATACCGTAAAAGATAATCTAGAGGAATTAACCGCCATCTCTGTGCGCAAACCCCGAAATGAAGTTGCTCGTTTTATCATCGCAGATCTCGATTCTGCCATTACTTTGCTGAGTACAACAACTGCTTCCGGGAAAACCCGTATCACCAAAAATGCAGCGCTATTGTTAAAATCTAGAGTGGCACTGCATGAAGCTACCTGGCTGAAATACCATAAAGGAACTGCTTTAGTTCCCGGAGGACCAGGATGGCCAGGAGCACAATCAAATCCTAATTTCGCCATGAATATCGATCAGGAAATCGATTACTTCTTGACACAGGCTATGGAGTCTGCGCAGTTGGTAGCAGATGGAGTAGCTTTAGTCAACAATACCAAAGATAATGGCTTTAACTCATCCAATAATCCTTATTTCAAAATGTTTGGTGATTTTGACCTAAATGCCTATAGTGAAGTGCTTCTTTGGAGGCAATATAGCCTACCCTTAAATGTTACGCATACTGTCAATCATTACATGAACAGAAATGCAGGGAATTCGGGATATGCAAAAGGATTAGTGGAAAATTTCACCATGGCAAACGGATTACCGATTTATGCTGCAAATTCAGGATATAAAGGCGATAATGTAATCAGCGATGTAAAAATTGACCGCGATAACCGCTTACAGATCTTTATGAAAGCTCCGGGAGAGTTAAGCTACACCGACCGAAAGAATACCAATGGACAAGATATCGTTGAGGGAAACCCAGATATTTTAGGTATTGCTGAAACTCGATATGTAACAGGTTATGCTCTTAAGAAAGGGTTCAGTTACCTGATCGCACAATCCGAAGGTGCAACCACCACTACCGGATCTATTGTATTCAGGGCCGTTGAAGCTTACTTAAATTATATCGAAGCCAGCTACCTTAAAAATGGTTCGGTCAACGCTAAGGCGCAGGCATACTGGACGCAAATCAGGGAGCGTGCTGGTGTCAATCCCGATTATATGAACACGGTCAATAATACCGATATGAATATGGAAGCAAAAGGTGATTTTGGGGCGTACTCTGCGGGACAATTATTATCGGATAAAGTTTTGTATAATATCCGACGAGAAAGACGTTTGGAATTAGTGGCAGAGGGCATGCGGTTTGCCGATCTAAAACGCTGGAGAGCATTGGACCAATTGGCGGCTAAACCTTATATTGTTGAAGGCATGAAAATATGGGGACCTATGCAAGACTGGTACAAAGATGAAAAAGGAGTTTCAACATTGATACCGCCTAATACTCCCGGAAAAACGGGTAATGTTTCCTTAAAGTCAGAAAGCAATTATCTTAGACCTTACCGCATCAACTTAGCGGCAACCAATTTAGTCCTCGACGGGTATAAATGGATCAGTGCACATTATTTAAATCCAATTGCTATGAGCCACTTTACCATAACTTCACCAGACGGTTCACCGGAATCGTCAAGTATATACCAAAATCCGGGATGGCCATTAATGGCCAATCAAGGTGCAAAATAA
- a CDS encoding TonB-dependent receptor, which translates to MKITTLLIIAGLQVSANVFSQEISINVKNARLKEILSSIRKQTGYNLVYNTELINHAKLISIDFNKLSLQQAMTLLFANQPFDYELNGKTLLITPKNENTKTTPTVSIQQQTIASGRITDANNKPLAGVTVKEKGTSNATTTSENGTFKLSVKDARSILVFSYVGHTTSEKPAGSQMNFIMEENSSAMDEVVVVGYGTQKKINLTGSVSTVSAKQLESRPVQNLGQALQGMVPGLNLQTAGLGGELNQTMSLNIRGAGTIGVGSTSSVLVLIDGMEGDMNALNPQDIENISVLKDAASAAIYGSRAPFGVILITTKAGKIGKPVVNYNNNIRLSAPRGLPTMLDSKTFAYYYNEVAANDGEAAKFSQTVLDKIIAYQNGEISTVSTAGADGKWQYYTGSNANTNWFEEFYKNFSTSHEHTMSVNGGSDRVKYYSSLNYMDQDGLNKYANDNFKRFSFATKLDIKISDKLDLLTNTRFVREDFDKATHMNDLYYHNIARRWPTVPVRDDNGFFSEPSEINQLLDGGRTNYQKDFLYQQIQLKYQPIKGWNITGNVNYRITNRNDHSEILKAYAYAVNKEPFLVPVGYNSAGGTSVAETARKDEYFSTNLFSDYSFNIAEDHQFTVLAGFNSELNKYRTLGGSMSGLITDDIPTLNTATLDPKTNGGYQHWAIAGFFSRVNYSYKDRYLLELNARYDGSSRFPTDLRWNLFPSFSAGWNISNEAFWPLKSEISLFKLRGSYGELGNQGTDNWYPFYSIMPVTAGQGSWLLNGVKPNSASAPNLISSSLTWERVSSWNLGLDVAALNNRLGLAFDIYKRNTYDMIGPAPDLPAILGTAVPRINNSEMYSKGFEVELSWKDDIGDFNYGVRAVLSDDQQTITKYPNSTGNFTQWYNGKKNGEIWGYTTLGIAQTQEQMDAHIANTKQSFATKWQAGDVMYMDKNGDGQVNNGANTLTNPGDLSIIGNSLPRFRYSLDLTAAYKGFDVRVFLQGIGKRDHVPNGPYFWGANGGMWQSAGFQENMDFFRDESSVMVQNDVLGVNTDAYLPRPYFNTQKNQQTQTRYLQNAAYLRLKNAQIGYTFHPALLSKIGLSKIRVYASGENLLTFTKMAKVFDPETVGLGGWNDGKSYPFSTIYSFGLSVNF; encoded by the coding sequence ATGAAAATAACAACTTTATTAATTATCGCAGGTTTACAAGTCTCTGCTAATGTCTTCTCTCAAGAGATTAGCATAAATGTAAAAAATGCACGCTTAAAAGAAATATTATCCAGTATCCGTAAACAAACCGGGTATAACTTGGTATACAATACCGAATTAATTAATCATGCTAAACTGATTTCTATCGACTTCAACAAGCTTTCGTTGCAACAGGCGATGACTTTATTATTTGCAAATCAACCCTTTGATTACGAATTGAATGGAAAAACACTCTTAATCACGCCAAAAAACGAAAACACAAAGACAACGCCAACTGTATCTATTCAACAGCAAACCATTGCTTCAGGTCGTATCACAGATGCAAACAACAAACCTTTAGCCGGTGTGACTGTCAAAGAGAAAGGAACAAGCAACGCGACCACAACCAGTGAAAATGGGACCTTTAAATTATCTGTTAAAGACGCTAGATCAATACTCGTTTTTAGCTATGTAGGCCATACTACTTCAGAAAAGCCAGCGGGTTCTCAGATGAATTTCATCATGGAAGAAAACTCTTCAGCCATGGATGAAGTCGTGGTTGTCGGCTATGGAACACAGAAAAAAATAAATTTAACCGGTTCCGTCTCTACAGTAAGCGCAAAGCAACTCGAATCCAGACCCGTGCAAAACTTAGGACAGGCCCTACAGGGAATGGTTCCTGGATTAAATTTACAGACTGCAGGACTTGGAGGCGAACTCAATCAAACCATGAGCCTCAATATCCGTGGAGCAGGTACAATTGGTGTGGGCTCCACTTCATCTGTATTGGTATTGATCGATGGAATGGAAGGTGATATGAATGCGCTAAATCCGCAGGATATCGAAAATATCTCGGTTCTAAAAGATGCAGCTTCAGCCGCGATATATGGATCTAGAGCTCCTTTCGGTGTTATTTTAATTACAACAAAAGCAGGAAAAATCGGAAAACCGGTGGTCAATTACAACAATAATATCAGGCTAAGTGCACCAAGAGGTTTACCAACGATGTTGGATTCTAAAACATTTGCTTACTATTACAATGAAGTTGCGGCTAATGATGGCGAAGCTGCCAAATTTTCACAAACTGTCCTTGATAAAATCATTGCCTACCAAAATGGCGAAATCAGTACAGTCTCCACAGCAGGGGCTGATGGAAAATGGCAATACTATACGGGATCGAACGCCAATACCAACTGGTTTGAAGAATTTTACAAAAACTTCTCCACTTCACATGAACATACCATGAGTGTGAACGGTGGATCAGACCGTGTTAAATATTATTCTTCACTGAATTATATGGATCAGGATGGTCTCAATAAATATGCTAACGATAATTTCAAACGTTTTTCATTTGCTACAAAATTAGATATCAAAATTTCCGATAAACTAGATCTATTGACAAATACCCGGTTTGTAAGAGAAGATTTTGATAAAGCGACGCATATGAATGATCTTTATTATCACAATATTGCCAGACGCTGGCCAACAGTTCCTGTACGCGATGATAATGGATTCTTTTCAGAGCCTTCAGAAATAAATCAATTACTGGACGGAGGACGCACCAACTATCAAAAAGACTTTTTATACCAGCAGATTCAGTTAAAATATCAACCGATCAAAGGCTGGAATATCACCGGTAATGTCAATTACAGAATCACCAATAGAAATGATCACAGCGAAATCCTAAAAGCTTATGCTTATGCTGTAAACAAAGAACCTTTCCTTGTACCAGTCGGTTACAACAGTGCTGGAGGAACCAGTGTCGCGGAAACTGCGCGAAAAGATGAATACTTCAGTACCAATTTATTTTCAGATTATAGTTTCAATATTGCCGAAGATCACCAGTTTACCGTTCTAGCAGGATTCAATTCAGAATTGAATAAGTACAGAACGCTAGGGGGAAGTATGAGCGGTTTGATCACGGACGATATCCCTACTTTAAATACCGCAACATTAGACCCGAAAACCAATGGTGGTTATCAACATTGGGCTATCGCAGGATTTTTTAGCCGGGTCAACTATAGCTATAAAGACCGCTATCTATTGGAATTAAATGCCCGCTATGACGGTTCATCCCGATTTCCAACCGACTTACGATGGAATCTCTTCCCTTCATTTTCTGCAGGCTGGAATATCTCCAACGAAGCCTTTTGGCCTTTAAAATCTGAAATATCGTTATTCAAACTTAGAGGATCTTACGGAGAGCTGGGTAATCAGGGAACAGACAACTGGTATCCTTTCTATTCCATCATGCCGGTTACAGCTGGACAAGGAAGCTGGTTACTCAATGGTGTGAAACCAAATTCGGCAAGTGCTCCAAATTTAATTTCCTCTTCTTTAACCTGGGAACGTGTGTCGAGCTGGAATCTGGGATTGGATGTCGCTGCCCTCAACAATCGTTTAGGACTCGCGTTTGATATCTATAAAAGAAATACTTATGACATGATTGGTCCAGCACCCGATCTACCTGCGATTCTGGGAACAGCGGTACCTCGCATCAATAATTCAGAAATGTATTCCAAAGGATTTGAAGTAGAACTTTCCTGGAAAGACGATATCGGAGATTTCAATTATGGCGTACGTGCCGTGTTATCAGACGATCAACAGACCATCACAAAATACCCGAATTCAACCGGAAATTTTACCCAATGGTATAATGGTAAAAAGAACGGGGAGATCTGGGGTTATACAACGCTGGGTATCGCACAGACACAAGAGCAGATGGATGCACACATTGCCAATACCAAACAATCCTTTGCTACCAAATGGCAAGCAGGAGATGTCATGTATATGGATAAAAATGGAGATGGACAGGTCAACAACGGAGCAAATACCTTGACCAATCCAGGTGATCTGAGTATTATCGGCAATAGCCTGCCCCGCTTTAGATACAGTTTAGATCTTACTGCAGCTTATAAAGGATTTGACGTCCGAGTATTTCTTCAGGGAATTGGGAAACGGGACCACGTGCCTAATGGACCATATTTCTGGGGTGCCAATGGCGGTATGTGGCAATCGGCAGGTTTCCAGGAAAATATGGATTTCTTCAGAGACGAAAGTTCAGTGATGGTACAAAATGATGTGTTAGGTGTCAATACAGATGCATACCTACCAAGACCGTACTTCAACACACAAAAAAATCAGCAGACCCAGACACGCTACTTACAGAATGCCGCTTATCTGCGTTTAAAGAATGCACAGATCGGTTATACCTTCCATCCAGCATTACTATCAAAGATCGGACTGTCAAAAATCCGTGTATATGCTTCCGGAGAGAATCTATTGACATTTACAAAAATGGCAAAAGTATTTGACCCGGAGACGGTTGGTTTAGGCGGCTGGAACGATGGTAAATCCTACCCGTTCTCAACCATCTATTCTTTTGGACTAAGTGTGAATTTTTAA
- a CDS encoding FecR family protein — translation MRKQEFLTLLDKYLNGETSIEEEELLSKFHATYRHHEHLDDSFFTEDLRLEILSKIENRIGTHQVKVYNWRHWAAIAAAVLITLSGITYNYQRWNETTYQQIANNAENVLPGKNKAILRLANGKVISLEEADIHAHTISREQGLTIQRNKSGQLVYIIGNEQNTNAMGNNTIETPRGGQYQVILPDGTHVWLNSESSLTYNVDFKKQRKVHLKGEAYFEVAKKTVPFIVQNEMQEIRVLGTHFNVNSYQDEAYSQTTLLEGQVEISALNNKNQTILMKPNFSVTTNNTSGISKQSEADIAAIMAWKNGDFHFEDQKLSTILRAISRWYNVQVDYNSLPNTHYTLQISKHVRLSDVLKMLEKTGPVTFQYNEQMIHAVKQ, via the coding sequence TTGAGAAAACAAGAATTTCTAACCTTATTAGATAAATACCTCAATGGCGAAACATCTATTGAAGAGGAGGAACTATTATCCAAATTTCATGCGACATATCGCCATCATGAACATTTGGATGATTCTTTTTTTACTGAGGATCTTAGGCTTGAAATCTTATCAAAGATAGAAAATCGTATCGGAACTCATCAAGTAAAGGTTTACAACTGGAGGCACTGGGCGGCCATAGCAGCAGCTGTATTGATCACACTGTCGGGTATCACGTATAATTATCAAAGATGGAATGAAACAACGTACCAGCAAATCGCGAATAATGCTGAAAATGTATTGCCTGGTAAAAATAAGGCGATATTAAGATTGGCAAATGGAAAAGTTATCTCCTTGGAGGAGGCTGACATCCATGCACACACCATATCAAGAGAACAAGGTTTGACGATCCAAAGAAATAAGAGTGGACAGCTTGTCTATATCATTGGAAATGAACAGAACACAAATGCTATGGGCAATAATACGATTGAGACACCTCGAGGTGGGCAATATCAAGTTATACTTCCTGACGGTACACATGTTTGGTTAAATTCGGAATCCTCTTTAACCTATAATGTCGACTTTAAAAAACAAAGAAAAGTTCACTTGAAAGGAGAGGCTTATTTTGAAGTCGCAAAGAAAACTGTCCCTTTCATCGTACAGAACGAAATGCAAGAAATACGCGTATTAGGAACTCATTTTAATGTCAATTCCTATCAAGATGAAGCCTATTCACAAACCACGCTCCTAGAAGGTCAGGTCGAAATAAGCGCTCTAAATAATAAAAACCAAACCATATTGATGAAGCCAAACTTTAGTGTAACGACCAATAATACCTCTGGTATTTCTAAACAAAGTGAGGCTGATATAGCAGCAATAATGGCTTGGAAAAATGGTGATTTTCATTTTGAAGATCAAAAATTGTCTACCATATTACGTGCTATATCGCGCTGGTATAATGTACAAGTAGATTACAACTCACTTCCCAATACGCACTATACCCTGCAGATATCAAAGCATGTAAGACTTTCAGATGTACTAAAAATGTTGGAAAAAACTGGACCTGTTACATTTCAGTATAATGAGCAGATGATCCATGCTGTAAAACAATAA
- a CDS encoding alpha-L-fucosidase — protein sequence MKNIKIPILCGLICLASITLAQQNYVELKPEDTKEDIIRKAAHVRPTKRQLKWQELEVTGFIHYGINTFTGKEWGDGKEDPKLFNPKKQDAEQWVKIAKKAGIKLLILTAKHHDGFCLWPTATTEHSIKNSPYLNGQGDVMKELSDACRKHGVKFGVYLSPWDQHEAVYGTEAYNDFFVKQLTELLTQYGQVDEVWFDGANGEGPNGKKQEYDFERYYKTIRAIQPEAVIAVMGPDVRWVGTETGYGRDTEWSVVPTAALRQDAVAGESQQDMTIKPKGDMRNSDLGSRSQIEKAEALVWYPAETDVSIRPGWFFHENQNDQVKSPEKLLDIYFNSVGKNGVLLLNIPPSQDGLIHEKDEQALIGWKNLRDQIFANNLLKTTSAKLINQHKEIITKKEKTGQYWTTKGVDTATFVFDIGKEQEFNLLDISEFIKYGQRVEKFELEVLQNNAWTKVASGTTIGSRRILQFNTIKGKHVRLKILESRLNPMIQNIGLYHYIQ from the coding sequence ATGAAAAACATCAAAATACCGATTTTATGCGGGCTTATTTGTCTTGCATCAATCACACTTGCACAGCAGAATTATGTGGAATTAAAACCTGAGGATACAAAAGAAGACATCATCAGAAAAGCGGCACATGTAAGACCTACCAAACGTCAACTTAAATGGCAAGAGCTTGAAGTAACCGGATTTATACATTATGGGATCAATACTTTTACCGGTAAAGAATGGGGAGATGGCAAAGAAGATCCTAAATTATTTAACCCTAAAAAACAAGATGCCGAACAATGGGTAAAAATTGCTAAAAAAGCAGGGATAAAACTATTGATCTTAACAGCAAAACATCATGATGGCTTCTGTTTATGGCCAACAGCCACAACTGAACATTCCATTAAAAACTCACCCTATTTAAATGGTCAAGGCGATGTTATGAAAGAATTATCCGATGCCTGTCGTAAACATGGTGTAAAATTTGGTGTTTACTTATCTCCCTGGGATCAACACGAAGCCGTTTACGGAACAGAAGCTTATAATGATTTTTTTGTCAAACAACTGACAGAATTATTGACACAATATGGCCAAGTAGATGAAGTATGGTTTGACGGTGCAAACGGAGAAGGTCCAAATGGCAAAAAACAAGAGTACGATTTTGAAAGGTATTATAAGACCATAAGAGCCATTCAACCCGAAGCCGTCATCGCCGTGATGGGACCAGATGTCAGGTGGGTAGGTACAGAGACAGGTTATGGAAGAGATACAGAGTGGTCTGTCGTACCAACTGCTGCGCTCAGACAGGATGCCGTAGCAGGTGAATCGCAGCAGGACATGACTATAAAACCTAAAGGTGACATGAGAAATAGCGATTTAGGATCAAGAAGTCAGATCGAAAAAGCAGAAGCATTAGTTTGGTATCCTGCCGAAACAGATGTTTCCATAAGACCGGGCTGGTTTTTCCATGAAAATCAAAATGACCAAGTAAAGAGCCCCGAAAAGCTCTTGGATATTTATTTTAACTCTGTCGGCAAGAATGGTGTATTATTACTGAATATCCCTCCATCACAAGATGGTCTCATTCACGAAAAGGATGAACAGGCGCTTATTGGGTGGAAAAATTTAAGAGATCAAATTTTTGCTAATAATTTGTTGAAAACAACTTCTGCGAAACTCATCAATCAGCATAAGGAAATTATAACAAAAAAGGAGAAAACAGGTCAATATTGGACAACAAAAGGAGTGGATACTGCAACCTTTGTATTTGACATTGGAAAAGAGCAAGAATTTAATCTGCTCGATATTTCAGAGTTTATAAAATATGGACAGCGTGTAGAGAAATTTGAGCTGGAGGTGCTACAAAATAATGCTTGGACTAAAGTTGCATCTGGAACAACAATAGGCTCAAGAAGAATTTTACAATTTAACACCATCAAAGGAAAACATGTTCGCCTAAAAATACTTGAAAGCAGATTAAATCCGATGATACAAAATATTGGTCTCTACCATTATATCCAATAA
- the gldM gene encoding gliding motility protein GldM, which yields MALGRETPRQRMISILYLVLLALLALNVPDTILDAFKNINNSLETSRSNVNTAVQQLFAAFESTKLKEEPARAKPIYDKAKKAQSIIGELNTYINALKEDFTKQGGGIDPEKGDLVKRENEDISPNLMINEKKGTVLKDKINETRAKLLALLSPEEQKSVSFSLEAKDPEKSVNGKKTWEEINFGSGTPLTAAMTILTKIQTDAQNAESDVVKLILGKMDQAVVNLDKFAAVAVAPTSYLVQGQPYQAEVFLTASDSKSQPAISVNGSPLQIVDGKGVYHVSTSKEGIFSWTGVIQVKQTDGSMKEYRTATQTYQVARPSAVVSPDKMNVLYIGVDNPLSVSAAGTPTDKVKVSMTGGSLSGSGGKYIARVSSPGTARISIAAEVAPGKMQTLSTTEFRVKRIPDPIAKFAGKTGGSMATVALKAQNAIFAKLDNFDFDANFKVTKFTMIIAKPRADAIVLSTSGNQLSSSMASALNGITPGTRVIFDNIVAVGPDGTSRPLNAVALTAN from the coding sequence ATGGCATTAGGAAGAGAAACTCCAAGACAGAGAATGATCAGCATTCTTTATCTGGTACTACTTGCATTACTTGCATTGAATGTACCCGATACCATCTTGGATGCATTTAAGAACATCAACAATAGTCTCGAAACATCACGCTCCAATGTCAACACGGCTGTACAGCAATTGTTTGCGGCATTTGAAAGTACCAAATTGAAAGAGGAGCCTGCCCGTGCAAAACCCATCTATGATAAAGCTAAAAAAGCACAATCCATTATCGGTGAGCTGAATACCTATATCAATGCATTAAAAGAAGACTTCACCAAACAAGGTGGCGGCATTGATCCAGAAAAAGGAGATCTTGTCAAAAGAGAAAACGAAGATATATCGCCCAATCTCATGATCAATGAGAAAAAAGGAACCGTGCTTAAGGATAAAATTAATGAGACCCGGGCAAAACTCTTGGCCTTATTAAGTCCTGAAGAACAAAAAAGTGTTTCTTTTTCATTAGAGGCAAAAGATCCTGAAAAATCTGTCAATGGCAAGAAAACTTGGGAAGAGATTAATTTCGGAAGCGGCACACCCCTGACTGCAGCCATGACGATCTTAACCAAAATCCAGACGGACGCTCAAAATGCGGAATCGGATGTGGTGAAATTAATCTTGGGAAAAATGGATCAGGCGGTTGTTAACTTAGACAAATTTGCAGCTGTTGCAGTAGCACCTACCTCCTACTTGGTACAAGGACAACCTTATCAAGCTGAAGTATTTCTGACCGCTTCAGATTCCAAATCCCAACCGGCCATCAGTGTCAATGGATCGCCATTACAGATTGTCGATGGAAAGGGAGTTTACCATGTATCGACAAGCAAAGAAGGCATCTTTTCTTGGACAGGCGTGATACAGGTGAAACAGACGGATGGTTCGATGAAAGAGTACCGCACGGCGACACAGACCTATCAGGTCGCACGTCCATCCGCAGTGGTATCTCCCGACAAGATGAATGTCTTGTATATCGGCGTGGACAATCCATTATCGGTTTCAGCAGCTGGTACGCCGACAGATAAAGTAAAAGTGAGTATGACCGGTGGAAGCCTATCTGGATCGGGCGGTAAATACATTGCGCGGGTATCATCGCCAGGTACCGCACGGATCTCGATCGCCGCAGAAGTAGCACCTGGTAAGATGCAGACTTTGAGCACGACAGAATTCCGTGTCAAACGTATCCCCGATCCCATTGCAAAATTTGCAGGCAAAACCGGTGGTTCCATGGCTACCGTAGCCCTAAAAGCACAGAATGCCATCTTTGCAAAATTGGATAATTTTGATTTTGACGCTAACTTTAAAGTGACTAAATTTACGATGATTATCGCAAAGCCTCGTGCTGATGCGATTGTATTGTCTACTTCAGGCAATCAATTGAGCTCCAGCATGGCATCTGCCTTAAACGGTATCACACCGGGCACCCGTGTTATCTTTGATAATATCGTCGCTGTAGGTCCCGATGGTACATCAAGACCATTAAATGCGGTAGCATTGACTGCAAACTAA
- a CDS encoding RNA polymerase sigma-70 factor, whose amino-acid sequence MKNTPNGDAELLAQLRESKHSALTEIYNRYWKYLYQSSFRILQDHEKCNDVIQEVFVNLWEIRSKLFIKLSLKSYLYAAVKYEVLRQLRKQVINDDILDFIDTLEDNSNEELMEYKELQQQIDQIIEELPSRCQEVFKLSRLEHLTHKEIAEKLAISTKTVEYHIANALVYLRSQLGKTLSIELFILFLINR is encoded by the coding sequence ATGAAAAATACTCCAAATGGGGATGCCGAGCTATTAGCTCAGTTAAGGGAGAGCAAACATTCGGCACTTACTGAAATTTATAATAGGTATTGGAAATATCTATATCAATCTAGTTTTCGGATACTCCAAGATCATGAAAAATGCAATGATGTCATACAAGAGGTATTTGTTAATCTTTGGGAAATCCGTTCAAAACTTTTCATAAAACTATCTTTAAAATCATACCTCTATGCAGCTGTTAAATATGAAGTACTGCGGCAGCTTAGAAAACAGGTTATTAATGATGATATATTGGATTTTATTGATACGTTGGAAGATAATTCCAATGAGGAACTCATGGAATATAAAGAATTGCAACAGCAAATAGACCAGATCATAGAAGAGCTACCCTCACGTTGCCAAGAAGTATTTAAATTGAGCCGCTTGGAGCATCTCACTCATAAAGAAATTGCAGAAAAATTGGCTATAAGTACTAAAACTGTCGAATATCACATTGCCAATGCATTAGTTTACTTGCGTAGTCAATTGGGAAAAACACTCAGTATAGAGCTATTTATACTTTTTTTAATCAATCGATAA